The sequence AAAAAGTCTTTTGCAACTAGGTCAACTCTTTCTTCATCATGTTTGTATACATCACTTTCAACTTGGGCAATATTATTAGCAACGCGTTTAAATAGCTCTTCAGGAGTTTCTTTTTCGCCATTATCTTTTATCTTTAAATATCTTTTTTCTAAAACCCTTTGTGCATTATCTGATAATTCCATACTACTTCCCCCTTACTAATATGGTTTTTAAAATATTTCAACAAAAGCTGATAATATCCTTGCAATAAGTATTGAGAGATTAATTTAGTCAGAAAACTAACTCTTTTCGCTTTACAAAGCTTTTTAGTTTCGCTACAATGGTATAAGTGAAATAAAAGTAAACTAACTGATTGAAATGTGGAGGTGTATTTTTTGAGTTTAGAACAAAAAGCCAAAGATTTGGCGGCAGCTATTAAAGAAACAGAGGAATTTGAAACATTAAAAAGTGCAGAAAACAGATTAAATTTAGACCCAACAGCACAGGACCTACTACAAAATTTCCAGAATAAGCAGCAAGAATTACAAGAAGCACAACAGCAAGGTCAGCAAATCGAACAAGAAGAAATCCAATCAATCCAAGGTATGCAACAACAAATGCAGAGCAATGAAACAATTAAAAATCTAATGGACGCACAACAAAAATTTGATCAAGTATTACAAGAAGTAAATCAAACTGTACTTAGTGAACTTCAATAAACATTTGAAATTAAAACCCCGTTTAAAACGGGGTTTTTTTAATTATTCCCAAAACACTCAAATGAAATTTGTTCTTCTTGAGAAAAAACTTCTTTTGAAGATTCAACCTCTGAAAAATAAAAAGCTCGTTTTAACAATGGATCATAGTTTGTCCAACTTATTTCCTCACTTGAATTATCTGCTTCAGAAAACAATTTATTAACCTGATTTAACCTACTACTTATTAAGTCACCATAAAATAAACAAAGAGCATTGAAAGTTTTTGGAACCTCTGGTGACCCCCATTCTTTTTCTCCATGATGACTCAACATCATATGTCTTAGTTCCATTGCTAATTCACTTGGAAAACCAGGTATCTCTGAAATTTTTTTTCGTATAAGCTCCTCACCTAATGATATATGCCCTATTAATTTACCTTCATCAGTTAATTGAAAACTAGGACTACTTAAGTCATATTCATAAATTTTACCGATATCATGTAGCATGCCTCCCGCTACTAGCAGATCCCAATTTAGACGATTTGGATATTGCTGATAAAATGATGTTACTAAATCAAGAATTTCAATAGAGTGTTCTGCAAGCCCACCCAAGTAATTATGATGAACTTTCTTACCGCCGGGTGCCTTTAAATAAGCGGAAAAAATTTCTTTATCATTGTAAATATTTGTTAATAGCTGTTTAATAAAATTATTTTCAACTGTGTGTATCTTTTTCTGAATTTTCGTAGACAACTCTTGAGGAGAGTAAACACTGACAGGAACAAATGGTGTCAGGTCTATATTTTGATCAGCTATTGGTTTAATTTCATCAATAATTATTTGAAGACCATTATATTCTTGTGTTTTTCCTGTTATC comes from Natranaerobius trueperi and encodes:
- a CDS encoding YlbF family regulator, giving the protein MSLEQKAKDLAAAIKETEEFETLKSAENRLNLDPTAQDLLQNFQNKQQELQEAQQQGQQIEQEEIQSIQGMQQQMQSNETIKNLMDAQQKFDQVLQEVNQTVLSELQ
- a CDS encoding 3'-5' exoribonuclease YhaM family protein, producing the protein MDKEQFIKSVIVGDRIDTSFVVVEKKMMEFSTHKRAGEQFMLLRLRDNTGTIKAVLWDNAEQVAPYINEDSVVWITGKTQEYNGLQIIIDEIKPIADQNIDLTPFVPVSVYSPQELSTKIQKKIHTVENNFIKQLLTNIYNDKEIFSAYLKAPGGKKVHHNYLGGLAEHSIEILDLVTSFYQQYPNRLNWDLLVAGGMLHDIGKIYEYDLSSPSFQLTDEGKLIGHISLGEELIRKKISEIPGFPSELAMELRHMMLSHHGEKEWGSPEVPKTFNALCLFYGDLISSRLNQVNKLFSEADNSSEEISWTNYDPLLKRAFYFSEVESSKEVFSQEEQISFECFGNN